TagtattttataacaaaatacattttcaaagaACTTTTGTTTCAGAAGAAGCAGTTACCTAATTACATCCTTTCATGTAGGGGCAATACGACTTTCGGCCTCCAACTGGTTTCAGTTATAGCATGCAGGTGAGTTTTGGAGGACATGGTATCAATATTTGTTATCCTCTGCGCATGGAACCTATTAATGAGTATAAATTTACTAGGCTGTGTCTTTTAGTTGCAGGATGACACTCATTTGAGATCTTCACATATGCATGGCAGTGCTTCAAGACACGCATAAGGAAGTAGGATGTTTCATATTGGCAGCTGGAATGACAGTTTTCCTCCTGAGATGGCTGACATCTTCCTTGGAGGTATATAACACTGATTGAAAAACTAACTCCAGGAATTGCAAACGCCATTTTTACGAGCAGAAATCATCGATTTGATAGTTCAGAAGCTAATCCCCAAAATGAAGGCAGAAGACATCATGGATTTTTTATCCAGAATTTTATCTGGAATCCGGTCTTAATTTATGCCACACCAAGTCACTAACAGCTATGGTAGCACAACTTATTGGTAGAGCAATGACTGTGATTTCGATATGTGCATGATTACTCTTACAGGCACCACATCTGCCTAAGCTAATTGGAGACTTGAAGAGACTGTCCTGCTCGGAGAGTAGATCCCCCTTGTGGTGAGATGAAAAAGATGCCTCGTTGCTGGAGCATACAAGGAATGTTCTTCATGTCCATAGTAGATTGTGTAGATCTGCTGTTATTAACCACTCCCTCCTGTCAACCCTTTCCTGGTATTGATGTGGAAAATACCTAACTTCATGTAGAAGCACAACAATTCTCAGGATGAGTAGTTTATTCAAATCAGATCGAGCTCTTCTCCTGTAAGCCCTCGCATGACCAGTCATGTAACAGGAGGAATTGGTCCTTGTAAAACATGTATTTGTTGATTATGACACCTTTCTCAAcactaaacaattttttttttttattgttgcttTCAATGTTGCATATTCTTTTCCTGTTTATTAAGTTTGAAAGAGGAAAATATTGAAGATTAAAATATCCTATACTAATCCTAGGAAAATATAATTCTTCAAATCTtcaatttccttttttaaataataaaatatacataaaattattaaataaataaaaataatttggttaataataaaatgaaaagaaatgattagtttttaaaatattaaaaaatgtattaaatttaaacaaggaaaaaaattaaatattgaaaaacaattgaagaTTAGAATCTCCTATAGTAGCCTTAGGAAACTAtaattcttcaatttgttttagatatttaataatcattaaatttaacaatttaattaaaaaaatttggttaataataaaaataaaaggagctttttcccttttataaaaaataaaaataaaaatttcaacaaaaataagatTAGAATATCAAATactaattcaagaaaaataattctttattttttaaaataaattatatagagTTCTattctatattaatttaaaattgtactcctatgttaatatataaattattataaatatatttgtcaatttatctcaattttattttgatgtgtgatttcaataaaatgaaGGTGTAGCGCAACCTgctttcttctttctattttttatttttttaattttaattttaaaatttatactttgaattttttatgtaaaaaacattttgaaatagGTTATatacccaatatttttttaaaaaattaaaacccgcGGAGAATCACAAGTTAAATGACTAATAATTACTATTTATGAATATGGTGGCATGCTTATCGTGATAGATTATGTAGGTTATTGGTCTGGCTAATAATATTGCAGATGTGTGAGGCCTTgcgtaatattttttatgacttGAGTTTATtcagttaattttatttgtatttatttttgaagtcatgaattttttaggatgtgaatttatcttttattgatttaaataaataagttcgGTAAACATATTCAGGTTAAAgtttcattttatataattgaatatattgatttatttttatttcttaattttttttagtttttttcttggttattgttaatgactttatttttatttacataaataattattaatttatttaattagatagttttttaatttatattttgaatttttttatgcaaaaaacaccttaaaacaATCTATACATctgatatttttgaaaagaattataatCCAACAAGTTAAACAgctagtaattattattattattttataaccctGCAAGTTAAACGGTtagtattaattattattattattattatttattaatataaatatctaagtCAGTTTATGAATATTTCAAGTAAtctcatgaattttaaaattaataatttttaattttaatttcttatcacTATTCTATCTAATAGATGGTTGAACGgctagtaattattttttttttgattatcgtgggtgtccgggccagcttgcgcgcacctcgactaatcccacgggccctgaagttaacgaccatgtaagcctccagtggccatcatatgagcagacatagggtttgaacctgagacctaagagggaacaaaccccttagtcccaagctcttaccactaggccaccacctagatggttaacgGCTAGTAATTATTACTTGTGAATATGGTGGTATGTTTATCGTGATAGATTATGAAAGATGAAGTTGATTGGACCGGCTTTAAGCTGCGGGCCACCAATTAAGACACTTCACACTTGACATGtgattattgattgatttttttccagaCATGTTCCGAAAAGGTGGCATGTATAACAATGACTGACCACTATTTTAATGATCGGCTTCTCACATTGTATTAATACActgtttttctgttttattttttttttatttttttactttaaattaatttttttaattttttaaaattattttattatgttaatatcaaaaatatattttaaaaaacaataaaaattttattttatatattttgaagaaaaaaaacactttaaaaaaatcattaccgTAATATCAAAtacttttaaagtattttttatttagaaaagtattaaaataatatttttttaaaaaattatttttaatattaacctattaaaataatattgaaaatatttaatttataataaaaaaataaaaattattttttttcaaaatattatttggagCAATGATGTTATAGCAAAAGgatggaaataaaataaaaaatattgacttgTGATGTCACATCATCTTTTTATAGCCACGTCATCAAAATCACCTTGTCTTTTTTATGACGTGTAAGCGTTCTTGATAATGGAATCCAATAGAACTTTGACTCATATTATGATAATTGGTTCTGCCTGTTTGCGTTTCGGTTTGGTATCGATCGAATACGTGCATGCATTTTGACAAGAAGGCCCACTTTAGAATTGTGTTGAAAAacgtgttttataaaaaaataaattttcatccaagaatatttatatatatattttttatcgtgttaatatactaatataaaaaataatttaaaaaaatattattttaatatattttaagtgaaaaacactttaaaaagtcaCTGCTACCATACTTTTAGACACTCTCTAAGTATTTATATTAAAGTAGTGCTTGATTTTGtggtagtgtttgttttttaaagtgtttttcacttagaaatgtattaaaataataatttttattgtttttttaaatttatttttaatatcaaattgatgccggtacataaaacaatttaagaatataaaagaaataattttaaatgaaaatagttTTTGGTACCGAACAATGACGTCCATGACCTTTTTTGGTGGCATGAATTTCAAAGTTAAATCAccttttttgttctatttttttttccacgaCATTGTCAATTTACAATAAGGAGGACGTAGGATTGATTGGATAATTTCTTGCACTGAAGGACAATTTCTGGAGCCCCCAATTTTGTTCTTAACTTCTCTCCCTTAGTGCCCACACATAGCAATTGGCAGATAGCCACCACTTCAGTCTCTTGTAGTTTTGCACTCATGCAATTTTTAGTCTTTTGTAGCACCATTtgtcaatatcaaaataatatactgatgtcaaaataatttttaaaattttataaaatattattttaatataattttaaataaaaaataacatttttaaaaactatcgTTACCACTCTACTTTTAAACacttcattaatattttataaagcaCTTGGGACCCATGCCATGTGCAAGGGGTGGGCGTGCATGGAGCATAAATGAACATCAAAACCAAACTAAAGTACCTTAGGATAGATACAATACAACCTTTATATTAGTGGTGTTCATAACTATCATTCGCTGAAGTATGTTTGATATTTCCTACacaatttttaatgttttgtaaatttcacctatttaatttttatttatacccGATCGAGTTAGATATATCACTaggttaaatattttatgaatattatatatatttacaagttAAGTTTATATTACTAATTTTTATGGATTGAGTTTAATTATAACTAAGATTTATGCTCAATAAATTAGcttaaaattttgttataaattttaacaaatgatTTAGACTTAATACATCAAATGAATCAATTAACTAAAATGAAAGAATCAATTGCAAAGCGGGAGAAGGAGAAAAGAGTTCCGACGatagaaggctctgataccaaactaaaaataactaGGAGGCTTAAACTATTGATTAAccaattttttctatatatatatataggataatataaaaataaataacaagacatataacaacaaatatttaaatttattgttataGAATATATACATGCTAGGTTGAGTTTCCTGACtcgtaatatatatttttaaaatattttaactagttATCGTCTACAATATCTATATAATCTGATCTTAACGGGTTGGGTCAAGTTAGATAATACCcctattttatattgatttttttcatggtatGGATATTTCGAATCATTTTACTCatagaatgattttttattttgaataattttaagaaacaaTCCTTTATAGTAACCTAatacattaagaaaaataatgtttttaaaaaataaatgttactATCAATTTCTTTAACCCTGGCTATCGATCCTTTAACTTAACCTTTGAATTGATTAACAAAATAGAAGGTGAGATGTGCACATCAAAACCATCTCTCGCTCATGAAAGATTGTTGGGTCAGCAGCGACGATATTTACGATGGTTGCATCAAGTTTCCACTCCCAAGTCCACATTTCCTCATCTTATTGGTCTAAAAATGCAAggacaattaaattaaagactCACATGTCTCAGATGCATGtatttatcttaattaaattaacccCCGGCCCCTCCCACACCTCTATATATATACTCTCAATACTTCCATCGTCTCATCGGATCAAAGCATACACAAAACCATGGTAGAAACGGTATGATATCTATTTGTGTgtgttaatttatcttttaatgcaTCGATCCTCTTAATTtggcttttcttctttttacgtGGAGGTCCTATATATGTACAAGTTCTTGATATATAATCTCTACAGCGGATTCTTCCATGTCAGAACATATTTTTGAGTTCTTCCAATCTTTCTGtctataaatttatcatgacgacgtttttttatgttttctattgGGATTAATCATGGTGAGGTCCTATATGAAATGCATGCACTAACTACTACTGTTACAGAAAGTCACAACGATGGTGATTAAGGTGGTTGACCTTGGATGCGAAAAATGCcacaagaaaatcaagagaGTACTGTGCGCTATCCCTCGtgagtctttctttttttctctttaaaaacaGTGCTAggtttgagttgtttttattaCCAGAGGAAGTGACTAAGTTTTGTGGATTTGATGATGTTAATTAATGAACAAAAGAAATCCAGAACCAGACATATGACAAGAAGGAAAACACAGTGACAATCACTGTGGTGGGTTGCTGTCCTgaaaagatcaagaaaaaaatatactgCAAAGGAGGTCCAACTGTCAAGTGCGTTGAGATTCCACCTCCACCTCCGCCTTCGAAGgaaaaaccaaaaccagaaacaaaaaaagaagaaaaaacagaaacaaaaccaggaaaagaagaaaaaaaaccagaaccaaaaccatGCACATGTTGTGAAAAATGCCGCCGAGGCCCATGTTGTCATCACTTCTGTATGGTAACACCTCCTGCATATTGTTATGTACCTTGTAGATGGTCAGAGTGTGATGTATGGGGAGATGGTTGTTGTAGTTGCCGAAGTAGGGGTTACTATGTGTGTAGAAGTGCATATGTCTGTGAAGAGTACTATCCCTCGGCGCCATGCACAATCATGTAAAGGGAAATTAAGTTCGGAAGACCGATGGTTTGAGTCAACGTCCAGCATCAACCGTTGGATTCAAACCCAGTGGTCATGATGGACCTTAGTACTGTTGTTGTATTTATATCATCTGTTTTGTGATGCTGCTGTTGTTTTGACCTCTTTCATCTAGATGATGCACGACTTCATTTGTTACATGTTTGGTCAGCAAATATGGGAGGCTTTACTACCCACTCTTTGTTTTCTATGCTATCTTATCCTTGTATAGTCCTAGGATTTTGTCCCTTTGTATGTTTTCTTCCAAAGTGctattatttgtttcaaaaaaCCCCTCTCCATCAGTTCTCTAGTCATTTTTTGCCGGATGAAATGCCCAGAAACAACATCATTCGAGCGTACTTTGGCAAAGATggttttcttaaaatatatatatatatatatatatatatatatatatatatatatatatatatatatatatatatatatatttaatatattaaaataatatttcttttaaaataaaattatttttgatatagaacattaaaactaaatacaaaaaataattaattttttaaaaaatttaaataaaaaacagaatctTTTAATCTaggaatcaaaaataaaatgtgcTAAAAGCTGATGTTTGAAATGCACACATGATTGCGGTGCGACTCAtgtttccaaataaaaaacatcaaaatatatttgtggttttaaaaacaCCGGTTGCACCATAGTAGTGACTGTGTTCCCTCCTTAGACTTAGAGtgtttttgatattatagtaatttttatggttgtaaattaaaaaaaaaatattttttaaaaaatattttttgttgaagttggtttggtatttatatatattttattaaaactatggttgaaattgaggttaaataaaaaattgtttaatgtgtttggttaaacatacttttcaaattgagattataaaataactaaaaaagatatatattaatattgatgatttttaatttaaatattgtagatttaagtaccactattacatcattaaataaataatattttatatcaaatattttttattgttccattaacctccaggttttgttgatACTACTCTCCCCTCTCATGTGTGCTGATTGCATAAATCTCTGTATGGTTTAAAATAGGCTCCGCGGGCTTGGTACACTCGTCTAAATGATTTCCTGTTATCTATTGGTTTTCGTGTCTCTAAGGTGGAtacttcattatttatcttctctGTTGGTGCTGATATTTGCTATCTTCtggtctatgttgatgatattctgcttacgGGTAGTAACTCTCTTCTGCTCCAACGCCTCATTCAGCTATTGAGCTCAGAATTTAAGCTTCGCGACTTGGGTTCTGTTCATTACTTTTTGGGTATTGAGGTTCAGTCTACTAGTATGGGTCTTATACTCCGCCAGCATAAATATATACTTGACATCCTCACTCGAGCTGGTATGTTATCTTGCAAACCTGTTGATACCTCTATCTCTACATCCAAAGCTACAATTCTGCCCAATCCATTGTTTTCTGATGCTACCCGCTTTCGTCAGCAGTATCTCACTTTTACGCGCCCAGATATTTGCTTTGCTGTTAACAGAGTCtatcagtttatgcatgctcctacagatTCTCATTGGGTTGCCGTGAAACGCATCTTGCGTTATCTTCGGGGTACGGCATCACATGGCTTACATATCACTCACAGTTCTTCTTTTGCCTtacatggttttacagatgcagattgggcaggcAGTGTTGAGGACAGAAAATCTACGGGTGGTTACCTTGTGTTTTTTGGTCAGACGCCGATTTCATGGAAATCTAGTAAGCAACGCATAGTTGCTCGCTTTTCTACTGAGGCTGAGTACAAAGCCTTAGCTGATGGCACTGCTGAGGTTATCTGGCTTCAGTATTTATTAACAGATCTCCAGATTCCATCCACTTCTGCTCCTATTATCTGGTGTGACAACCTTGGTGCCACTTATTTGTCTGCGAATCCTGTTTTTCATGTTCACACTAAACATGTTGAGGTCAATTATCATTTTGTCCGAGATAGAGTTGCAAAGAAGGAAATTCAGATTCGTTTTATTTCCTCCCAGGATCAACATGCCGATATCTTCACTAAGCCACTTCCTACTTCTTTGTTTACTGCTTTTCATTTCAAGCTTCGGGTTGATCCTCCaccctcagcttgagggggcatattatagaatatacttatataggaaatattgtatatatgaaatattgtagacatactcttgtgtggtaacctccaccattactattgtatattgccctacctatatatatagaaatggtTGGCTAACCATTAGGTTAAGCCtcccaattattctcaactcCGACTagacttaaaataataaaataaaaacccaaaatctcACTTCTGTAACTCCATTAAAAAGGGCCACGCTAGCTATCCAtccaaaatataataaaataaaaaccccaaATAGATcttaaatcatttttgaaaCAAAGTCTTCAAAGAGAAACTCTTTTCACTATCTTAAATCGTCAAACCAATCACGAAAAACATTCAAGTTGGGGTTCCAATTTGCTTCCCCGCGGATACAGTCAGTAAGCAACTacaagtgtgtttggtattgcggtagctgttgtggttgtggtttgaaaaaagttgttttataaaaagtatttttagttgaggttggtttgaaaaaataggtgtttggttaaaactgtggttgaaattgaggttgaagataaggtagtttaatgtgtttggttaagaatgcttttgaaattgaggttataaaataattttagtatatatatatatatatatatatatatatatatatatatatatatatggttttaaatttaaatagagtAGAATTAACTtctcctattacatcatgaaataaataatacttgatataaaatattttttattattccattaaactatttataattccattacatacaaaattcagccgataaaaactacagttttcataattttgtgagcgtgtaataaaatcagataaaatattatcaggtataaaattgatattacagtgcgagtgaatttaatttactctatactagttttttatgaaaaaaaaaaaattgttcacatCACAATgcaaattttgttaattaattgataatattttttgattccataaaaccttataaataaactcatataatttataagatttgacTCAGAGAGACCATCTTATGTGATTAAACAATAAGGTCAACAAGGTTGGTGAgatgtataaatattattgtaggGTTACCTAAGTACTTACaattattgcaaataaaagCCAAAGGTTCCATTTTCCaaggtgatggtgatggtgatggtgctgGTGCGTGCACCTCCgtttctttcactttcaattgCTTTCTTCAATCCTTGATCGTTTGATTGCTTCTGTGGTGTAAACGTGACCATGCTTGTTTCCTGGAAAATATGGTGCAAGCTCAGCCATGCCTCATGATCCATACGAGGTAATGAAATTtggattatttattattttataaattaggaTTGGACTTGGAGAGAAGAATTAATAATCCCTTTATCAACATACATAATAATCGAAGACCAATTTCCTTTTCATGATGTATAAATAGTTTTATATGAAGCCATGTACGTAAAGCTCTTAATCTAGAGATTATCATTGGTTGACGTTATTTGACTCGTTCCCTGATCCTTTAcacattaattaattggtgGGGATGACAGAAGAAAAATGCTACCACGGGATAGGTTAGCAGCTGTCAATGAAAACGCAAGGAAGCAATGGAAATTTTGAAGGGGTTATGGAAATCTCCATTGACTCGTTCCCTGATCCTTAGTTGATTCATAAAATTTGTGGCTTGAAATATTTACTCGGgttatatattaatgttattaatcCAActaaagttttaataatttgacGTACTCAGTAAATTTATATCAAAACTGACCAAGTCaacatcattattttaaataataaaacaacacgctttaataataataaaaaataaaccacaaTTAACCTGgttatttagtttttagttggttcttataaaatatgataatattttttcttataatatttttaatcttgtataaattattttttatattttattcaattattttcttctatatgtcaatttctattatcatttgattaaataaaatattaaatctaataaataaaattattaaacataaccAGGTACACAGTTCATGTTActagatcaaatattttgatctacatctatcttttaatttttttaaatttaattttttgttatcgttaatgatttttttttttgttatttattagcataaataattctcaatttatttaattgaatgtatatataagttttttttatttataataaaaaaaaattacattaaaaaaatataatgaaaaaacctgcctgcttatttattttttctattagaaaGAATAATATCTGACCCACGACAACGCAGTTGTCCGATAGCCGCTGGTATAAACTGCGTAGGGTGTTGCTTGCAGCCTTGTTTTTAGCCTCTgggctttttaaataatttatttataaataattgatttattgaaataattctaACTTTGTCACACAGTACACAACGTATAGTTGTTAACTAGTTATATTATCTGCGTGATGCTGCGGgtcaatttattttacataaaaattataaaaaaaagttaagatttaaaagtgttaggtctttctgcaaagcCATACCCAAGAGttttgggtttggctgcaacgtctgacaaaaaaataatatttataatattaataataacattaaatttgTTGGACCCAATTTTAAGTGGGTTTGACTgtaataccagacccaatagcattggatGTAGGTCTAGTTGCAAGGTCGTGTtataaaaatgtgataattaaatagattaattaaaaagaaaaaaacaaagaaaaaaaaccaacagaaaaaaacaaaaaactaatgagaaaaaagaaaaaaaaatctgaatcaattgggttaacttgccaaatcaggttaacccgtcaaacctaagATTCACgtcatgaaaatatgataactaaatagaaaaaagatttaatattaatgaactaaatttaaaaaaaattaattaaaaaggaaaaaagcaaagagaaaaatatttacaggaaggaaaaaactaatgaagaaaaagaaaaaaatctgaatcaactgggttaaaccatcaaacctgggatccgtatcatgaaagcctgataattaaacagaaaaaatttaatattaacaaactatagataaaaagaaataaactaaaGGCATAAACTTTTTCACTATGGATTGCACCGTGCTATTCAAAGTAAAAAGCTTAAAAAGGAaacgaaaaaggaaaaaaacaaaggcatacgccacgggttaattttttttcttacataaaaaatatcaaaaaatgctAAGATCTAAGACTGTTAAgtctttctgcaaagatatacccaaaagccttgggtctagctacaacgcttgacccaagaatactatttataatattaataataatattaaacttacatgacttaaGTTTAAGTGAGCCTGGTTGCAACACCAGACCCTAGAGCATTGGATGTGGATCTGGttataaggtcgtgtcataaaagtgtgataattaaatagattaattaaaaagaaaaaaaataaaggaaaaaaaaccaataggaagaaaacaactaataaaaaaagaaaaaaatctgaattaactgggttaacccttcaaaccaggttaacccgtcaaacctaggattcgtgtcatgaaagtttgataactaaatagaaaaaaaacaattgatgggtttacccaaaattaactgggttaacccgtcaaactaagttaacccgtcaagtctgggatacgtgtcatgaaaatctgataattaaatataaagaaatttaacattaacaaactaaactaaatgaaaaaaattaaaaaataatttgggttaactcgtcaaaccagactaacccatcaaacccggaatcaaacaaaaaatttcattataaaaacaaaaaaaaataaaaaaaaaaacatttactgtttcatttaatttttattatatattataatataataataatatataataattatagtaatataatatattaaagatGGGAAAGTAAAAGGCGTGGGAAAGCTACAGTAGTTTTCCCacgccttttagagtattacttaatTCTGACTAATATACTTtgtattacttttaaaaataaaataaaatgtaataaattttatctcattCAGGATCTCAAATCTTTCTAAATTTCTCATTTAAATTCTAACCAAGCATGTTaacaaaacacaacaataaGTAGTTAAATCACTATAGCACactcataaaatataattttatcattaaatattaaattattttagaaattatactttataagttttattttttaattttatttttattgggttatataTTGATCTTAtagatttagtttttcttcttctcaatttcaacctttaaaATTAACAGAACCTAATTATTGTGGAAA
The Populus nigra chromosome 3, ddPopNigr1.1, whole genome shotgun sequence genome window above contains:
- the LOC133689057 gene encoding protein PYRICULARIA ORYZAE RESISTANCE 21-like; protein product: MVETKVTTMVIKVVDLGCEKCHKKIKRVLCAIPQIQNQTYDKKENTVTITVVGCCPEKIKKKIYCKGGPTVKCVEIPPPPPPSKEKPKPETKKEEKTETKPGKEEKKPEPKPCTCCEKCRRGPCCHHFCMVTPPAYCYVPCRWSECDVWGDGCCSCRSRGYYVCRSAYVCEEYYPSAPCTIM